In Vibrio sp. 10N, the following proteins share a genomic window:
- a CDS encoding ABC transporter ATP-binding protein encodes MLKGLDVKYLKHFFQFAQPYRRTAWIGVAMLPLSIACSLLFPWLIIQVIDGYLSHGNIDGLLTPILYLVTVLIASYIVDTTYAYNLRKTGQFTIADMRSVLVSRVLKLPRSYFDNTPIGITLSRLTSDLETIGDSFVQAVVGLVRDSLNTIALLIMMLVIDWKLTMVVLVVMPPVIYLTVYVRNRLRQMHQITRSALARGIGYLQEVLLGVKTVQLYRAEQEVETKYQSYTDEFLAAQMKVNKYDAILFAFISGVTSITIALMIWFGSGQVLEASLTLGVLIAFINTLEKVFIPIRDFTSQIASIQSSFAAFDHIEELFVEPLEEEGHTLLPSDEIKPKLKEFQSLEFRDVSFRYKQDGPYVLSKVSFTLNKGHQVALVGSTGSGKSTIMRLITKTYRDYEGSILLNGIELSHIAAEDCAHLFSMMMQDVHLFEQSIDFNIALGKQGVGREQVIEAARYVYADRFIDQLPNNYDFKLDKNGANLSVGQTQLISFARAIAQGGQIMMLDEATSSVDSITEDLIQKAMSRLYQDKTVIAIAHRLSTIKHSDIILVLDKGEIVERGNHQQLIEFNGLYASLLNESKGDSLEQKNVSNM; translated from the coding sequence ATGCTAAAAGGGTTAGATGTAAAATACCTCAAGCACTTCTTTCAATTTGCTCAGCCTTATCGACGTACGGCGTGGATAGGTGTCGCTATGCTGCCGCTCTCCATCGCGTGCAGTTTGCTATTTCCTTGGCTGATTATCCAAGTGATCGACGGTTATCTGTCTCACGGCAACATTGATGGTTTGCTCACGCCAATCCTTTACTTAGTCACTGTGCTGATTGCTAGTTATATCGTCGACACTACCTATGCCTACAATCTCCGCAAAACGGGTCAATTCACTATTGCCGATATGCGCTCTGTGTTGGTATCGCGTGTGCTTAAACTGCCGCGTAGCTACTTCGATAACACCCCTATTGGAATCACACTGTCGCGACTCACTAGCGATTTGGAAACCATTGGTGATTCCTTTGTCCAAGCCGTGGTGGGACTAGTCAGAGACAGCTTAAATACTATTGCCCTTTTGATCATGATGCTCGTTATCGACTGGAAGCTCACTATGGTGGTCTTAGTCGTGATGCCCCCGGTGATTTATTTAACCGTCTATGTGCGTAATCGACTACGTCAAATGCATCAGATCACCCGCTCTGCTCTTGCGAGAGGCATTGGATACCTGCAAGAAGTACTGCTTGGGGTGAAAACCGTGCAGCTATATCGCGCCGAGCAAGAAGTAGAGACCAAATACCAAAGCTATACTGATGAGTTTTTGGCTGCGCAGATGAAGGTGAACAAATACGATGCGATTCTGTTCGCGTTTATCTCTGGCGTCACCTCAATCACCATCGCGCTAATGATTTGGTTTGGCTCCGGCCAAGTGCTCGAAGCTTCGCTCACGCTAGGGGTGTTGATTGCCTTTATCAACACATTAGAGAAAGTGTTCATTCCGATCCGAGACTTCACCTCTCAAATTGCATCTATTCAAAGCTCCTTTGCCGCTTTTGACCATATTGAGGAGCTATTTGTAGAACCGCTTGAGGAAGAAGGACATACATTGCTACCAAGTGATGAGATCAAGCCAAAGCTCAAAGAGTTCCAAAGCTTAGAGTTTCGTGATGTTAGCTTCCGATACAAACAAGATGGACCGTATGTGTTAAGCAAGGTGTCGTTTACCCTGAACAAAGGCCATCAAGTCGCATTGGTGGGCTCTACGGGTTCTGGTAAGTCAACCATCATGCGTTTGATCACTAAGACCTATCGCGACTATGAAGGCAGTATTTTGCTCAATGGTATTGAGCTATCACATATCGCGGCAGAAGATTGCGCTCATTTGTTCTCGATGATGATGCAGGATGTTCACCTATTTGAGCAGAGCATCGATTTCAATATTGCGCTTGGGAAACAAGGCGTCGGCCGCGAGCAAGTCATCGAAGCGGCACGCTACGTCTACGCCGATCGCTTTATCGATCAACTCCCAAATAATTACGACTTCAAACTCGACAAAAATGGCGCAAACCTTTCAGTTGGACAAACGCAGTTGATCTCGTTTGCCCGGGCTATCGCGCAAGGTGGGCAAATCATGATGCTTGATGAGGCCACCAGCTCTGTCGATTCCATTACAGAAGATTTAATCCAAAAAGCGATGAGTCGTTTGTATCAAGACAAAACCGTCATCGCCATCGCACATCGCCTAAGTACCATTAAACACTCTGACATTATTCTGGTGCTCGACAAGGGCGAAATTGTCGAACGTGGAAATCACCAGCAACTCATCGAATTTAATGGACTATACGCAAGTCTGCTGAATGAATCGAAAGGTGACAGCCTAGAGCAAAAAAACGTAAGCAATATGTAA
- a CDS encoding ABC transporter ATP-binding protein translates to MTKTQFIAHFLRLNRTSYLLAIVFIFLVNWLQVEIPRYIQLAIDLLDGISSESYGQLQYYVSIVVVMAIAMIITRILSRIYGLNPGRITEAELKNILLKKLNRLPNEFHSKFASGHLISIVNNDLMGIRLMFGVGFLQLFNTLLALSLTPLWMWRISPELTLYSVIPIIIAFVIFRIGFTKMKDLHMEHMRRLQKYSAELMSYLSAIDLIKSQQMGAWVQAETDALNQKLLKCQMKLTRIQVFYMPVLDYANNVMKILILGLGGYMLMQQELTLGEITAFLTYSVLLSIPLMALGRIATIYQRGMVGIASCQTILNAEVPEIDTKTLSEDTLDSLKGQTFSVRNLTYRYSKDDAPILDGISFDIPPGKKVGVLGSIGAGKTTLVNCLNHHLDVPSSSVFLGDRDITSFSRNDLRRFVKTITQDPYLFSATITENVQFGSGSRTISDDDVQGVLELSQLAGDVERFEEKAQTVVGEKGVMLSGGQKQRLSIARALLEPCDLLIMDNVLSAVDYETERKILEGLFSRLEHQSVLVVSHRVNALEYMDEIIVLSEGKVLAKGDHSTLLKTCDYYKETWLLQQTETEANPC, encoded by the coding sequence ATGACCAAAACCCAGTTTATCGCGCACTTTTTGCGTTTAAATCGCACCTCTTATTTGCTGGCGATTGTTTTCATTTTCCTCGTTAACTGGTTACAAGTTGAGATCCCGCGCTACATCCAATTAGCGATCGATCTGCTTGATGGCATCAGCAGCGAAAGCTATGGCCAATTGCAGTATTACGTCTCTATCGTCGTAGTGATGGCCATTGCGATGATCATTACGCGCATACTATCGCGTATTTATGGCCTCAACCCTGGTCGTATAACGGAAGCTGAGCTAAAAAACATCCTGCTGAAAAAACTTAATCGCCTCCCAAATGAGTTCCACAGTAAATTCGCTTCGGGACATCTGATTTCTATCGTTAATAACGACTTAATGGGGATTCGATTGATGTTTGGTGTCGGATTCCTGCAGCTATTTAATACCCTACTGGCGTTATCGTTAACCCCGCTATGGATGTGGCGCATTTCACCCGAATTGACTCTGTATTCGGTGATCCCAATCATCATTGCCTTTGTGATCTTTCGAATCGGCTTCACCAAAATGAAAGATTTGCACATGGAGCATATGCGTCGATTACAAAAATATTCCGCTGAACTAATGAGTTACCTTTCTGCCATTGACTTGATCAAAAGCCAACAAATGGGAGCTTGGGTACAAGCCGAAACCGACGCACTCAATCAAAAGCTGCTCAAATGCCAAATGAAGCTGACTCGCATCCAAGTGTTCTACATGCCCGTGTTGGATTACGCTAACAATGTCATGAAGATCCTCATCTTAGGTCTCGGCGGCTATATGTTGATGCAGCAAGAACTGACTCTTGGTGAAATCACCGCATTTTTAACCTATTCAGTGCTGCTCTCGATACCGCTAATGGCACTGGGGCGAATCGCGACCATTTATCAACGCGGTATGGTCGGTATTGCCAGCTGCCAAACTATCTTGAACGCTGAGGTACCTGAGATTGACACCAAAACCTTATCAGAAGACACGCTTGATTCTCTTAAAGGGCAAACTTTCTCGGTGCGTAATCTTACCTACCGCTATTCTAAAGACGATGCGCCAATCCTTGATGGCATTAGTTTCGATATTCCGCCGGGTAAGAAAGTCGGTGTTTTAGGAAGTATTGGCGCTGGGAAAACGACCCTAGTGAACTGTCTTAACCACCATCTCGATGTACCAAGTAGCTCCGTTTTTCTTGGCGATCGCGATATCACCAGCTTCTCCAGAAATGATTTGAGGCGCTTTGTAAAAACCATTACTCAAGATCCCTATTTGTTCTCTGCAACCATCACTGAAAACGTCCAGTTCGGTAGTGGGAGTCGAACGATTAGTGACGACGATGTTCAAGGCGTATTGGAGCTGAGTCAACTGGCTGGCGACGTGGAGCGTTTTGAGGAAAAAGCGCAAACCGTGGTGGGTGAAAAAGGCGTCATGCTTTCTGGCGGACAGAAACAGCGCTTGAGTATTGCGAGAGCACTGCTAGAGCCCTGCGATTTGCTTATTATGGACAATGTACTCTCAGCCGTGGATTACGAAACAGAAAGGAAGATACTCGAAGGTCTGTTTTCAAGATTGGAGCATCAATCCGTGCTCGTGGTCTCTCATCGCGTCAATGCCTTGGAATATATGGATGAAATCATCGTGCTTAGCGAAGGTAAAGTACTCGCCAAAGGCGACCATTCAACGCTACTGAAAACCTGTGATTACTACAAAGAGACTTGGCTACTACAGCAAACGGAAACGGAGGCAAACCCATGCTAA
- a CDS encoding DsbA family protein yields the protein MNSPSAILYYVYDPMCSWCWGYKPTWESIKASLGGDVEIQYVLGGLAEDTDTPMPMQMRTQIAEYWRKIESYLGTEFNHDFWTLNEPRRATYPACRAIIAARAQDAEFEMYAAIQNAYYLEAKNPSDNSVLIDIATEIGLDRGRFTRDLTAKETHQALLKEIAFARSIGGNSFPSLFLSKGHAIVELPVDYQHPKATVSQVRTIIASD from the coding sequence ATGAACTCCCCCTCTGCCATTCTTTACTATGTTTACGACCCCATGTGTTCATGGTGTTGGGGCTATAAACCGACTTGGGAGTCCATCAAAGCGTCACTAGGCGGCGACGTAGAAATCCAATACGTTTTAGGTGGGCTGGCTGAAGATACCGATACGCCGATGCCCATGCAGATGCGAACTCAGATAGCAGAGTACTGGCGCAAAATCGAGAGCTACTTGGGAACCGAGTTCAATCATGACTTTTGGACGCTTAACGAACCAAGGCGCGCAACTTATCCTGCTTGCCGCGCGATTATTGCTGCTCGTGCTCAAGACGCCGAGTTTGAAATGTACGCGGCGATACAAAACGCCTACTATCTTGAAGCGAAGAACCCGAGCGATAATTCCGTTCTCATCGACATCGCAACCGAAATTGGTCTGGATAGAGGCCGCTTTACGCGAGATCTCACCGCAAAAGAAACACATCAAGCTTTGCTCAAAGAGATCGCTTTCGCTCGCAGTATTGGCGGCAACAGCTTCCCTTCACTGTTTCTATCTAAAGGTCACGCCATTGTGGAGTTGCCTGTTGATTATCAACATCCAAAGGCCACCGTGTCACAAGTACGTACGATAATCGCTTCTGACTGA
- a CDS encoding SDR family NAD(P)-dependent oxidoreductase: protein MKTIVIFGASSGLGFAAVRYFASQDIKVIGIARNPQKEADLDSLCEKLIACDATEFDAVNSAVSELPKDAVVLSTMGSFRSDKPVDYIGHRYLVDALEKHGIHRFLMVTSLGCGDSWQYLSERARAGFGAAVREKSLAEAWLASSALDYTILRPGGLKDGEVTEQGKLSQHVEVHGAIHRSEVARLVHQLLLNDASIGQIYQCVDPTVSYY from the coding sequence ATGAAAACAATTGTGATTTTTGGTGCCAGCAGTGGGCTGGGGTTTGCTGCAGTGCGCTATTTTGCTAGCCAAGACATCAAAGTTATTGGTATAGCAAGAAACCCACAAAAGGAAGCGGACTTGGATTCCCTTTGCGAAAAGCTCATCGCATGTGATGCAACAGAATTCGACGCTGTTAATAGCGCTGTATCAGAGTTACCAAAGGATGCGGTTGTGTTGTCTACCATGGGTAGTTTTAGATCGGATAAGCCAGTGGATTACATTGGACACCGCTATTTAGTCGATGCTTTGGAAAAGCACGGTATTCACCGCTTTTTAATGGTGACTTCGCTTGGATGTGGTGATTCATGGCAGTACCTTTCTGAACGCGCGAGAGCGGGCTTTGGGGCTGCAGTTCGAGAAAAATCGCTAGCAGAGGCGTGGCTGGCGAGTAGTGCACTCGACTATACCATTTTAAGGCCTGGTGGTTTGAAAGATGGTGAGGTCACAGAGCAAGGGAAATTGTCTCAACATGTGGAAGTTCATGGTGCGATTCATCGCAGCGAAGTTGCACGCTTAGTGCACCAATTGTTGTTGAATGATGCAAGTATCGGTCAAATCTATCAATGTGTTGACCCAACAGTTAGCTACTACTAA
- a CDS encoding DUF6693 family protein, translating to MRLKADVAILDILGHLLIWLILSFVTFGIALFFFPYSFSKFILNRTYVVDDMGRERKMDCDIDLFSDLGHVLLWFVISILTLGIGYIFYFYRVWNYALNNTRVD from the coding sequence ATGAGACTCAAAGCCGACGTCGCCATCTTAGATATTCTGGGACATTTGTTAATTTGGCTGATACTAAGCTTCGTCACTTTTGGCATCGCGCTGTTCTTTTTCCCCTATTCCTTCTCCAAGTTCATTCTCAACCGCACCTACGTGGTCGATGATATGGGAAGAGAGAGAAAAATGGATTGCGATATCGACTTGTTTAGCGACCTCGGCCACGTGCTATTGTGGTTTGTAATATCGATACTGACATTAGGCATTGGCTACATTTTCTACTTCTATCGCGTTTGGAACTATGCGCTGAATAATACTCGTGTAGACTAA
- a CDS encoding cystathionine beta-lyase has product MSESKTTKFVTAGRDKKWTNGVVNPPVQRASTVVFDTVAEKHHATVNRANKTLFYGRRGTNTHFAFQDAMTEIEGGVGCALYPCGTAAISNAILAFVETGDHILMVDTCYEPTRDFCDSIMKKMGVETTYYDPMIGQGIKDLIQPNTKILFLESPGSITMEVQDVPGMAKIAHENDVIVMLDNTWGAGVNFSPFEHGVDISIQAATKYIVGHSDVMLGTAVTHEKYWDQLREQSYLMGQCVSPDDAYLGLRGIRTLDVRLRQHAESSLKVAEWLATRPEVDHVRHPALESCPGSEYFKRDFTGGNGLFSFVLKSSYPRATTALLDGMKHFSMGYSWGGFESLILANEPKSFHSLRTVANPNFEGTLIRLHIGLESVEDLIEDLKAGFERYNSVIQEKTVTQ; this is encoded by the coding sequence ATGTCAGAAAGCAAAACCACCAAATTTGTCACCGCTGGCCGCGATAAAAAGTGGACAAACGGAGTCGTAAACCCGCCAGTACAACGCGCCTCTACCGTTGTCTTTGATACTGTCGCTGAAAAGCATCACGCTACCGTGAACCGCGCCAATAAGACCCTATTTTATGGTCGTCGTGGCACCAACACGCATTTTGCTTTCCAAGATGCGATGACAGAGATCGAAGGCGGTGTTGGCTGTGCACTCTACCCGTGTGGTACTGCCGCTATCTCTAATGCGATTCTTGCCTTTGTCGAGACTGGCGACCACATTCTGATGGTTGACACTTGTTACGAGCCAACTCGTGACTTCTGTGACAGCATCATGAAGAAGATGGGCGTAGAGACCACTTACTATGACCCAATGATTGGCCAAGGCATTAAAGATCTTATCCAGCCAAACACCAAAATTCTGTTCCTTGAATCCCCGGGCTCTATCACCATGGAAGTGCAAGACGTTCCAGGTATGGCAAAAATTGCTCATGAAAATGACGTCATTGTGATGCTGGATAACACGTGGGGGGCCGGTGTTAACTTCTCTCCATTTGAGCATGGTGTCGACATTTCGATTCAAGCAGCGACTAAGTACATCGTAGGTCACTCGGATGTAATGCTAGGTACCGCTGTCACTCACGAGAAGTACTGGGATCAACTCCGCGAACAGAGCTACCTCATGGGTCAGTGCGTCTCTCCTGATGATGCTTATCTTGGCCTACGTGGTATCCGCACGCTGGATGTGAGATTGCGTCAGCATGCCGAAAGCAGCTTGAAGGTTGCAGAGTGGTTAGCCACGCGCCCAGAAGTGGATCATGTTCGCCACCCTGCCCTTGAGTCTTGTCCTGGCAGCGAATATTTCAAGCGTGACTTTACCGGCGGTAACGGCCTGTTCTCATTCGTGTTGAAATCGAGCTACCCACGTGCAACCACTGCGCTGCTGGATGGCATGAAACACTTCAGCATGGGCTACTCGTGGGGCGGTTTTGAAAGCCTTATCCTCGCCAACGAACCAAAGAGCTTTCACTCCCTGCGCACCGTTGCTAATCCAAACTTTGAGGGTACTCTGATTCGTCTTCATATCGGTTTAGAAAGTGTCGAAGATTTGATTGAAGATCTAAAAGCCGGTTTTGAACGCTATAATTCGGTGATTCAAGAGAAAACCGTCACTCAATAA
- the cls gene encoding cardiolipin synthase, with protein sequence MDKVYHFLTLAGIGLYWVLVAGVTLRVVLKRRAVSVSLAWLMVIYIIPVVGVICYFMFGELNLGRKRAERARVMFQPFEEWFFQLNDCNAHVPDNMGTHISKIDNLCNKRMGIPALCGNELQLQTTPQEILLSVINDIENAKHSIRMVFYIWYPGGLADSVAAALIQASKRGVDVKVLLDSAGSPTFFRSHWASMMRDGGIELVEGLEVSPWRIFLRRLDLRQHRKIIVIDDEVAYTGSMNMVDPAYFKQSSGVGQWIDIMVRIEGPTVNVLSAIHCWDWEVETGDRQLPIQPECQIDIPKDSKPVQVVPSGPGMPDQLIGQVLTIAMHQAEKSVRITTPYFVPSADLLETIKTTAQRGVNVELVIPKHNDSMMVKWASRAFYTELLSAGVKIHEFDGGLLHTKSVVIDELFCLVGTVNMDMRSLWLNFEVTLAVEDPVFTHKMHKLQSHYIESAELVDYSQWQQRSIYHRFFERLFYLFNPLL encoded by the coding sequence ATGGACAAGGTTTATCACTTTCTAACACTCGCAGGCATTGGCTTGTATTGGGTACTCGTTGCCGGTGTGACATTGCGGGTTGTGCTCAAGCGGCGCGCAGTCAGTGTTTCTCTTGCGTGGCTAATGGTGATTTATATCATTCCAGTGGTTGGCGTGATTTGCTATTTCATGTTTGGTGAACTCAACCTTGGCCGTAAACGCGCAGAGCGCGCTCGGGTCATGTTCCAGCCTTTCGAAGAATGGTTCTTTCAACTGAACGATTGTAATGCTCATGTGCCCGACAACATGGGTACACACATTTCCAAAATCGATAATTTGTGTAACAAGCGCATGGGTATTCCTGCCTTGTGTGGCAACGAATTACAACTGCAAACGACACCGCAAGAAATCTTACTGTCTGTTATTAATGATATTGAAAACGCCAAACACAGTATTCGTATGGTGTTTTATATCTGGTATCCAGGCGGCCTCGCCGATTCGGTGGCCGCAGCACTCATCCAAGCATCCAAACGTGGTGTGGACGTTAAAGTTCTCCTCGACTCAGCAGGTAGCCCAACCTTTTTCCGTAGCCACTGGGCAAGTATGATGCGCGATGGAGGCATCGAATTAGTGGAAGGGCTGGAAGTCTCACCATGGCGTATTTTCTTACGTCGATTGGATCTGCGACAGCACCGCAAGATCATCGTCATTGATGATGAGGTAGCCTATACCGGTTCCATGAACATGGTCGACCCCGCTTACTTCAAACAAAGCTCGGGAGTGGGTCAGTGGATTGATATTATGGTTCGAATTGAGGGGCCAACGGTCAATGTGCTTTCTGCTATTCACTGCTGGGACTGGGAAGTTGAAACCGGCGACAGGCAATTACCCATTCAACCCGAATGCCAAATCGATATTCCAAAAGACTCAAAGCCAGTTCAAGTCGTACCGTCAGGTCCTGGCATGCCCGATCAACTGATCGGTCAGGTGCTGACCATTGCTATGCACCAAGCGGAAAAGTCGGTGCGAATTACTACGCCGTATTTCGTCCCAAGTGCTGATCTGCTTGAAACCATAAAAACGACCGCACAGCGCGGCGTCAACGTCGAATTAGTGATCCCAAAACACAACGACTCAATGATGGTCAAATGGGCATCACGAGCATTCTATACCGAGCTGCTTTCCGCTGGGGTTAAAATCCATGAGTTTGATGGTGGTCTGTTGCATACAAAATCGGTCGTGATTGATGAGCTGTTCTGCTTAGTCGGCACCGTCAATATGGATATGCGCAGCTTGTGGCTTAACTTTGAAGTGACACTTGCTGTAGAAGATCCCGTGTTCACCCACAAAATGCACAAGTTACAAAGTCACTACATTGAAAGTGCTGAACTGGTCGATTACAGCCAATGGCAACAACGCAGCATTTACCATCGCTTCTTCGAACGGCTGTTCTACCTGTTCAACCCACTGCTCTGA
- a CDS encoding sodium-dependent transporter, with translation MTSSDRGQFTSRFGFIMAAAGSAVGLGNVWGFPTQTATNGGAAFLLVYLFMMALLAFPMLIAELTIGRYGQSNPIASLRKIWVKNKPVAAMFGVIALLTASMILSFYAILAGWLIGFGLAPIADVIGLNGVADWLVTFGTARNVSLTVLFMLMTVFVVKRGVSDGIEKWSSRLMPVLFVLFIVLIGYIFTQDGAMDGLEMYLVPKWNHLNASLVVNAMGQAFFSLSLGVGAMMVYGSYLSKDINIPKTAGQVAIIDTGVAFMAGLLILPAMFVAKENGVQIFNELGELISSGNLVFVVLPALFESMGLAGEVIGIAFFALMVIAALTSSIAMLEVPVSCLQEEAKMSRNKATMILGGTILLCSAIIAANFNALFDLVATASTVYMQPLLGVVWAVVIGWIWSRNSLLEEIRQGNPEIEQTWFWKIWPWYVKFVCPAAILIVFAYPFL, from the coding sequence ATGACAAGTTCCGATAGAGGACAATTCACTTCCCGATTTGGTTTTATTATGGCTGCCGCGGGAAGCGCAGTAGGCTTAGGTAATGTTTGGGGGTTTCCAACTCAGACAGCGACAAACGGTGGCGCGGCATTCTTGCTGGTTTACCTGTTTATGATGGCGCTGTTGGCGTTTCCAATGTTGATCGCTGAGCTGACAATTGGCCGTTATGGTCAATCCAACCCAATTGCATCACTTCGCAAAATATGGGTAAAAAACAAGCCGGTTGCTGCCATGTTTGGTGTGATTGCGCTGCTTACCGCTTCCATGATTCTTAGCTTTTACGCCATTCTAGCTGGTTGGCTAATCGGTTTTGGTCTTGCGCCTATTGCTGATGTTATTGGGCTAAATGGTGTAGCTGACTGGTTAGTAACGTTCGGCACGGCTCGAAACGTAAGCTTAACGGTTCTGTTCATGTTGATGACGGTGTTTGTTGTGAAACGCGGTGTTTCCGATGGGATCGAAAAGTGGTCATCTCGCTTGATGCCAGTCCTTTTTGTGCTTTTCATTGTTCTAATTGGTTATATCTTTACCCAAGATGGTGCTATGGACGGACTGGAAATGTATCTGGTACCGAAATGGAACCACCTAAATGCGAGCCTTGTGGTTAATGCAATGGGTCAGGCGTTTTTCTCTTTGTCGCTTGGCGTGGGCGCAATGATGGTATACGGCTCTTATCTTAGCAAAGACATCAATATTCCAAAGACGGCGGGGCAGGTGGCGATCATCGATACTGGCGTTGCGTTTATGGCGGGTTTGCTGATTCTTCCTGCTATGTTTGTTGCTAAAGAGAATGGCGTGCAGATTTTCAATGAGCTTGGTGAGCTGATTAGCTCTGGTAACCTGGTGTTTGTGGTACTGCCAGCGCTTTTTGAATCCATGGGGCTAGCTGGTGAAGTCATTGGCATCGCATTTTTTGCGCTCATGGTTATTGCGGCATTAACGTCCTCTATCGCCATGTTAGAAGTGCCAGTATCTTGCCTTCAAGAAGAAGCGAAGATGTCTCGCAACAAAGCGACCATGATCCTAGGTGGCACCATTTTGCTGTGTAGCGCCATTATTGCTGCGAACTTCAATGCGTTGTTCGACTTAGTCGCAACCGCCTCTACGGTTTATATGCAGCCGCTGCTTGGCGTGGTGTGGGCTGTGGTTATTGGTTGGATTTGGAGCCGCAATTCACTGCTTGAAGAAATCAGACAAGGCAACCCAGAAATTGAACAGACTTGGTTTTGGAAAATTTGGCCTTGGTATGTGAAGTTTGTATGTCCGGCGGCAATTTTGATCGTCTTTGCTTATCCTTTCCTCTGA
- a CDS encoding TIGR01621 family pseudouridine synthase: MFDIQFENDDFVVINKHPGVSVHKDDGDTMLVQEVATFVGCPPLFLVHRLDKMTSGLLILAKRSEVAAEFSQLFQQRQMDKFYLAIGSKKPKKKQGTISGDMERSRRASWKLVATKNNPAVTQFFSLAGEEGERAFLCRPLTGKTHQIRVALKSVGSAIVGDPIYGQSTGVDRGYLHAYALRFTLFDQEYEFICDPRNVNLGTKWNSAALNSAIEQWSKPWELVWPKK, from the coding sequence ATGTTCGATATTCAGTTTGAAAATGATGATTTTGTGGTCATCAACAAGCACCCTGGAGTCAGTGTTCACAAAGATGACGGGGATACCATGTTGGTGCAAGAAGTGGCGACCTTTGTTGGTTGTCCGCCACTATTTTTGGTGCATCGCCTCGACAAAATGACCTCAGGTTTGCTGATCTTAGCCAAACGTTCCGAGGTGGCCGCTGAGTTCTCGCAACTGTTCCAGCAACGCCAAATGGACAAGTTCTATCTGGCGATTGGCAGCAAAAAGCCCAAGAAAAAGCAGGGTACCATCTCTGGAGATATGGAACGCTCGCGTCGAGCGTCATGGAAGCTGGTGGCGACTAAGAATAACCCAGCAGTGACACAGTTCTTCTCCTTAGCGGGTGAAGAAGGTGAGCGGGCCTTTTTGTGTCGACCATTGACAGGAAAAACGCATCAAATTCGTGTGGCGCTTAAATCAGTGGGCTCTGCGATTGTGGGTGATCCTATTTATGGCCAGAGTACAGGGGTTGATCGCGGCTATCTTCATGCTTATGCATTGCGCTTTACTCTGTTTGACCAAGAGTATGAGTTTATCTGCGACCCGCGAAACGTTAATCTTGGCACTAAATGGAACAGCGCGGCTTTGAATAGCGCAATCGAACAATGGTCTAAACCGTGGGAGTTAGTATGGCCGAAGAAATGA
- a CDS encoding class I SAM-dependent methyltransferase: MQADKLGVFFEQVETALASAPTEVRRLFHGRGKCFPGLDQLTCDWAANQLLVNLFKPVDEIFLTTLQQGLMELAASTIWEKAQGKAVVLQHRYSDGAPSEVLWGELDSKPMVEELGCQYQLDIGRNQNFGLFLDMRNGREWVKSKAEGKRVLNLFAYTCGFSVAAIAGGAEHVVNVDMARSSLNKGRDNHRLNNHDLSQVSFLAHDIFKSWGKIKKYGPYDIVVIDPPSFQKGSFALTKDYKKILRRLNELLTPNGEVMACVNSPAVTPDFLIEGMAEEAPQLSFVERLPNPEEFADVELDAALKVLLFK, from the coding sequence ATGCAGGCCGACAAATTGGGCGTGTTCTTCGAACAAGTTGAGACAGCTTTGGCGTCTGCGCCAACTGAAGTTCGCCGTTTATTTCATGGCCGAGGTAAGTGCTTCCCTGGTTTGGATCAATTGACTTGTGATTGGGCGGCCAATCAGTTGCTGGTAAACTTGTTTAAGCCTGTCGACGAGATTTTCCTAACGACACTGCAACAAGGTTTAATGGAGTTAGCGGCTTCAACCATTTGGGAAAAGGCTCAAGGCAAAGCCGTAGTATTGCAACACAGATACAGCGACGGCGCGCCGTCAGAAGTACTTTGGGGTGAGCTCGATAGTAAACCTATGGTTGAAGAGCTGGGTTGTCAGTATCAACTCGATATTGGTCGCAACCAAAATTTCGGACTATTTCTTGATATGCGAAATGGTCGTGAATGGGTGAAGTCCAAAGCGGAAGGTAAGCGTGTTCTTAACCTATTTGCCTACACTTGTGGCTTTTCGGTCGCAGCGATAGCTGGTGGTGCGGAGCATGTGGTTAACGTCGATATGGCGCGTTCATCGCTCAACAAAGGGCGCGATAATCACCGCTTAAACAACCATGATCTAAGCCAAGTAAGCTTTCTTGCCCACGACATTTTTAAGTCTTGGGGGAAAATCAAAAAGTATGGCCCATATGACATTGTCGTGATTGATCCACCATCATTCCAAAAAGGCAGCTTTGCGTTAACCAAAGACTATAAGAAGATCTTAAGACGTTTGAATGAGTTGCTCACGCCCAATGGGGAAGTAATGGCGTGTGTGAACTCGCCAGCGGTCACGCCGGATTTTCTGATTGAAGGTATGGCAGAGGAAGCGCCGCAGTTGAGTTTTGTTGAGCGTTTACCAAACCCTGAAGAGTTTGCGGATGTAGAGCTGGATGCTGCCTTGAAGGTATTGCTGTTCAAATAG